The Kribbella sp. HUAS MG21 genome includes the window GGACGAACTTCAGGTACCGTTCGACCGCCGGAGTACGGTTCTGTGCCAGATCCAACCGGTTCAGCGCACCCATGAACAGATGGGTCGCACAGGTCCGCGGACAGTGCCGGGCGCGGGCCGCGATCACGTGCCGGGCGACGGCCTCGTAGAAGTCGTTCAGCCGCTCGTCGCGTTCGGCGGGCAGACTCTCGATGAACGGCTCGTTGCCGATGGTGACGATGTCCACCATCCCGAGCACGAGCGGGAGCACGCGGTCCAGCCGGGCGAGCTCGGCGGCCAGCTCCGGGCTGCCTGGCCGGGGGAAGGACATTCCCGCCATGGGGAACTTCAGGCTCAGGACGGTCTTGAAGCCGCGCGCGTGCGCATCGCGGAGCACCCGGAGGGTCGCGCTGTTCTCCGGCGGTACGGAGTCCGCCTCCGGCAGCACGTAGAAGCCGCGGACCCAGCTCGCGCGTGCCGTGCGAAGTTCACGGTAGTTCAGCTGGTCGAGGTTCTCGTTGTAGTTGGCGCCCAGGGCGCCCAGAGCGGGCAGCGGCTCGGGATTCGGCGCCGGGGTGGCGGCTCCGGCAACGGAGCCGCCACTCACCAGGACCAGCGCGCTGACGAGGGCGACGAGTCGGGTTCTCAACTGTGGGCCTGCCGCTTCACGTACAGGCGGTTGGTGTCCGGTCCGGTCCATTCCATCCGGACGACGCCGGGGACCGCCGCGTCGGCGACGCGGGCCGGGTCCGCCCAGTAGCCGACGGTCGGGTTGCGGAAGAACGTGGCCCAGAGGTGACCGGCGGCGTCGGCGAACACGTTGTTGTGACCGGCTCCGACGCCCGCCGTCCACCGCTCCGAGTACGGTCCTTCGAAGTGGTCGGCGACCGCCATCACCAGGTCGTACTGGTACTGCACTCGTCCCGGGCCTGGTCGGTCGTAGGCGTTGCGCGTGCTGCCGTCGGGGTTGGTCGAGGTGCGGTCCCAGGCCGCGTGCATCAGGTAGTACTTCCCGCCGTGCCGGAAGACGTACGCGCCTTCGAGATAAGGCTCGGGCACGTACGGCGTCTGCTGGAACGCGGGCAGTGCGGTGCCGGGGACGATGTCCTCCAGGTCGTCGGTGAACCGCGCGTACAGGTCGTTGTGCAGCACCAGCCAGGCGTCGTCGCCCTCGGTGTACAGGCTGCCGTCGATGTGGTGGTACGCGCCGGGCAGGATGAACGCCGGGCCGCCGATGAACGAGTCGCCGAACGGCTTCTCGTAGTTGCCCTGGGCAAGGCGGTACGGTCCTTCGACGCCGCCCTCGCTGATCAGCAGGAACGAGCCGACCTTGCGCGAGTGGTCGCCCATGCAGGCG containing:
- a CDS encoding family 43 glycosylhydrolase, producing the protein MDIKRRSVLAGMAGVAGAVALPTTAYADRRGRYPQPWPELEPYGLADTRLDLWPRDDNSFVLPLELRPRDEELGRVWMRDTYVNCFVVDGRPLYVATGTTRVPGRPAAGPWNDGIFVWTAPSLRGPWRLADTTGIRPDHEQGKVWSPEFVGENTPGRTVVAPWQEYWYDDQFGKRGQAWAPEVHYFRGTWYIVACMGDHSRKVGSFLLISEGGVEGPYRLAQGNYEKPFGDSFIGGPAFILPGAYHHIDGSLYTEGDDAWLVLHNDLYARFTDDLEDIVPGTALPAFQQTPYVPEPYLEGAYVFRHGGKYYLMHAAWDRTSTNPDGSTRNAYDRPGPGRVQYQYDLVMAVADHFEGPYSERWTAGVGAGHNNVFADAAGHLWATFFRNPTVGYWADPARVADAAVPGVVRMEWTGPDTNRLYVKRQAHS